One genomic segment of Bradyrhizobium prioriisuperbiae includes these proteins:
- the minC gene encoding septum site-determining protein MinC produces MDAKVEPQRQLVRLRGRSYVAFVFSPVLPIVDWLDEIDATLARSPGFFVGRPIVLDLAALDLSSHGIAHLIASLEERGIRVLGIEGVDASRVDAKLPPLLTGGRHCVIDPLPEKKPDLKPPPQTSLLIEAPVRSGQCIVFSEGDVTVLGAVGSGAEIVAGGSIHIYGALRGRAMAGINGNAAARIYCQKIEAELLAIDGYYQTAEDINAMVRGRAAQAWLDGETMRITPLN; encoded by the coding sequence ATGGATGCAAAGGTGGAGCCGCAACGGCAGTTGGTGCGGCTGCGCGGCCGGTCCTATGTCGCGTTCGTGTTTTCGCCGGTGCTGCCCATCGTGGACTGGCTGGACGAGATCGACGCGACGCTGGCGCGCTCGCCCGGATTCTTCGTCGGCCGTCCGATCGTGCTGGATCTCGCGGCACTGGATCTGTCCAGCCACGGCATCGCGCACCTGATCGCCAGCCTCGAAGAGCGCGGCATCCGCGTGCTCGGCATCGAGGGTGTGGATGCCTCGCGCGTCGATGCCAAACTGCCGCCGCTGCTCACCGGCGGGCGCCACTGTGTGATCGACCCGCTGCCGGAGAAAAAGCCGGACCTGAAGCCGCCGCCGCAGACCTCGCTGTTGATCGAGGCGCCGGTGCGCTCGGGGCAATGCATCGTATTCTCGGAAGGCGACGTCACCGTGCTGGGCGCGGTGGGGTCGGGGGCGGAGATCGTGGCCGGGGGCTCGATCCATATTTATGGCGCGCTGCGTGGCCGCGCCATGGCCGGCATCAACGGCAATGCCGCCGCGCGCATCTACTGCCAGAAGATCGAGGCGGAGCTTCTCGCCATCGACGGCTACTACCAGACCGCCGAAGACATCAACGCCATGGTGCGGGGGCGGGCCGCGCAGGCGTGGCTCGACGGCGAAACCATGCGCATCACACCGCTCAATTAA
- a CDS encoding MFS transporter has protein sequence MTEDVVQVREQVREVPGARVSATLGATIGNMLEFYDFITFAFFAVQIGRTFFPSHSAYASLMGALATFGAGFITRPLGGIVIGLYSDRAGRKPAMILSFTMMGVAIIVLALTPSYESIGIAAPIIAILARMVQGFSLGGEVGPTTAYLLESAPPHRRGFAVSWQPASQEIAATIGAVVGLVLSTTLSSSALDAYGWRIAFLLGAVTLPFGLWMRTRMPETMHLPEEAAHAMPEAQVGAQAGVWRAHTRVFVLGLLILASGTIATYVTKYMTTYAETTLQVAPSLAFAASVAGNALGFAGALLGGWLADRYGRRPLMVWPQLAALLLTYPVFLWIVDTKSPAALLGGFGVLSLIGTIPYTAFYAAMTESLPKRIRGGAFAILYAAAITTFGGTAQLVVTWLLHVTGNALAPAWYLLFSGTVGLIAMTLMRETAPGRTP, from the coding sequence ATGACTGAGGACGTCGTGCAGGTACGCGAACAGGTGCGCGAGGTGCCCGGCGCCCGCGTGAGTGCCACACTCGGCGCCACCATCGGCAACATGCTCGAGTTCTACGATTTCATCACCTTCGCTTTTTTCGCGGTGCAGATCGGCCGCACCTTCTTTCCCTCCCACAGCGCCTACGCCAGCCTGATGGGGGCGCTGGCCACCTTCGGCGCCGGCTTTATCACCCGGCCGCTCGGCGGCATCGTGATCGGGCTCTATTCGGATCGTGCCGGCCGCAAGCCTGCGATGATCCTGAGTTTCACGATGATGGGCGTCGCCATCATCGTGCTGGCGCTGACGCCGTCCTATGAAAGCATCGGCATTGCCGCGCCGATCATCGCCATTCTGGCGCGCATGGTGCAGGGGTTTTCGCTGGGTGGCGAGGTCGGCCCCACCACGGCATATCTGCTGGAATCCGCGCCACCGCATCGCCGCGGTTTTGCGGTGTCGTGGCAGCCGGCGAGCCAGGAGATCGCCGCCACCATCGGCGCCGTGGTCGGTCTTGTGCTGTCGACGACACTCAGTTCCAGCGCGCTCGATGCCTATGGCTGGCGCATTGCCTTCCTGCTCGGCGCGGTGACGCTGCCGTTCGGGCTGTGGATGCGCACGCGGATGCCCGAGACCATGCACCTGCCGGAGGAGGCGGCGCATGCGATGCCGGAGGCGCAGGTCGGCGCACAAGCCGGAGTCTGGCGTGCCCATACGCGGGTGTTCGTGCTGGGTCTGCTGATTCTCGCCAGCGGCACCATCGCCACTTATGTCACCAAATATATGACGACCTATGCGGAGACCACGCTGCAGGTGGCGCCGTCGCTCGCCTTCGCAGCCTCGGTTGCGGGCAACGCTTTGGGCTTTGCCGGCGCGCTGCTCGGCGGCTGGCTGGCCGATCGTTATGGCCGCCGCCCGCTGATGGTGTGGCCGCAACTCGCTGCATTGCTGCTCACCTATCCGGTGTTTCTGTGGATCGTGGACACCAAGAGCCCCGCCGCGCTGCTCGGCGGTTTCGGCGTGTTGTCGCTGATCGGCACCATTCCCTACACCGCGTTTTATGCGGCAATGACCGAGAGCCTGCCCAAACGCATCCGCGGCGGCGCCTTCGCCATTCTCTATGCGGCAGCGATCACCACTTTCGGCGGCACCGCGCAACTCGTCGTCACCTGGCTGCTGCATGTCACCGGCAATGCGCTGGCGCCGGCGTGGTACCTGTTGTTCTCGGGCACCGTCGGCCTGATCGCCATGACCCTGATGCGGGAAACCGCGCCGGGGCGAACGCCGTAG